GCAGATAGCGTTCTAATGCAGCTAGGCAGGACCTGTTCAAAGCGGCGTTGAATATAGTCTGGACATTACGACGGCCAGAAGCGAAGATAACAAAACGCTGATCTTACCAGTAATCGATCCTTGCGCAGAACCTGTTAAGGCAAATATAGAACTGAAAGATTTTAAAGCCCGCCAGCCACCGGCTGAAACCTACACGCTCTTGGGCCTTTTGACAGCGAGCAGCACACCAGCTGAACCCGCGGACTATAAACTCAAAAGGCCACCCTGGTATCTAGTGGTTCTGCGCCAGCTTAAGACCTTCCTGCCAATTCATACGCCATTATTAGATTTAGAAATAGAGGAATAAAACATGTCATTAGGTTGGCTGCAAGTCGTTTGGGTGTCGTTAAGACTTATATCCAGGCGGCCAAAACACTCATTGTGCCAAAATAACCCGAAAGCAAAATCAACCCTTTATTTAGGGTGATTAATTATTATTTTCTCCCGGTGACCGATTCCCCAGCGGATCATCGCCTGAACAACCTCCCTAAGCGAACTGCTATAGGGAGCTAACTGGTATTCCACGATTACAGGGGTAGCAGCAGTCGTAACATTACGATGTATAAAACCATTTAATTCCAGATCTTTCAGCTCATTTGACAGTACGCGAGGAGAGATATTACCAAGTTTGCGCTGAAGAACATTGAATCTTAACGGCCCTTCCGACAAGGCCACAATGATCTGCAATTTCCATTTTCCGCCAATAGCATAAAACGTGTCTGCAATTGATCTGAGATAAATAGCGCAGGAATTTTCCTGCGCGCTGCCAGGGCTACAATCTTCAAGGTTCATAATGATAACTATTATAAAGGATAGTACTATCCTTTATATTACTACTGCTTTTTTAATAGCGAAGATAAGTAGTTTTGCCCGGAACAAATAATAAAAATATCATGAAAATTGCATTGATTACAGGGGTGAGCCGCAAAGAGGGCATCGGATTTGAAACGGCTAGACAATTGGGTTTAAAAAATTACAAGGTAGTAATAGCAGCAAGGCAATTAGGTAAAGCCAGCGCATTATGTTCTGAACTGATTTTACTGGGTATAGACGCGGATGCTGTTGAAATGGATCTGACGGATGAAGCAAGCGTTGGCGCCGCTTCGAAACAATTGGAAGCGAAGTATGGAAGAATTGACGTACTGATCAACAATGCAGCAGTGATGCTGCATTCCACAGCCACGATTGCCGGAAAAGACCTTGCAGAACTATCACAGGAACTAGAAACCAATATCACAGGGACTTGGAGAGTTACCCAGTATATCCTTCCACTTCTGATCAAAAGTGATCATGGGCGGATTGTTAATATATCAAGCACCATGGGATCCATTACCGAGCCGGGCTGGGGATTACTTGATTACAGCAGAGGCCCTATACCTGCGTATTCAATCACCAAGCTCGCTTTGAACGGCCTTACCATTAAAATGGCCAAAGAGTTTAAAGATCATCATATTCTGGTAAATGCTGTTTGTCCGGGTTTCACAGCGACCTATCCCGAAATGGAAGAAATGGGCGCAAGGCCGGTGCGGGAAAGTGTCGAAGGTGTAGTCTGGGCGGCAACGTTGGAAGATGATGGACCTACCGGTGAATTTTTTAGAGATAAAAAGGCGGTCGCCTGGTAGTCTTGCTGTAATAAAGATCTAGGGCTATTCACTACTCAAAATAAGGACAGTCGTCAATGATGGGCGGCTGTCCTTATTTTTGTTTGGAATATTTCACTTGGCTGAAAGCCTTTTTAGGTAGTATCAAATGACAATGTGTAATGGTCAAAGACAAATGCATCACCTTGCAGCGGCTCCGCAGGACATGCCTACAATTCTTTTCAACAAAGGGCTGACATTGTTTTAGCGCAAATATTTACATTTATGTATATATTATTTAAGCAGTCCTTCTTTTGTTAACCCTATATGAAAGTAATACGCTTCAAAAAGCGAGTACGGTTATGATTTAATCACACAGTGGAAATATATTTTGCATTGATAAGCAGAAACAGCGTCCGGTCTGCTTTGGCATCCTGATAGTTACGTTTTATCAGATCTTTAATTTGGTCATTTTTTAATTTGACAGACGCCATTTCGAGTATTTGAAAGGAAGCCATTTCAATACTTTCAATATTATGTAAATAAAAAAGGATCGACATATCTCTTAATTCCGGATTTGTCTGATATACTTTAATGTCATTGAAAGAATCTTCAAGCAGTCCCTGTAATCCAGCAGAATGGCCACTGCTAAAATCGGTCGAAAGAATCTGAAATATTTTATCCATCCGTATAATCTGCTTTTTGACGGCTTCGATCGTATCCTTGATAGCCTCTTGCAGGTCGGAAAAATGCACACTTGTCAATAAAGAAGGCAATTCTTCTACCAGTAACTTCTTGGCTGCATAAATTTTATTAAGATGAAAAATGAAGAATTTTTCTAGGTCCGCTTTATCAACGTCCATCTGATCGGTATCTCTCATATTTTAGGATAGGTATTTGTTAACTTGTGACATAAGCGTTGTTAACTCATATGGCTTTTTTAGATACATATCTGCTTGGCATTCACTGGCAATTTCAGCAAGATTATATTCAGCAGAAACAAGGACCACCGGCAGATTTTTTGTTTCCCCGGCGGTTTTGAGTTGTTTACAAAGATAAGCGCCCGAGTCCGAAACACCATTTAGTCTCACATCAAGTAAAATTAAATCAGGATGAAGAATTTGAATATAGTCTGTACTCAGAACGACCCTGGAATAAATTACATCATGGCCGGAATCGCGAAAAACAATTTTCAACAGTTCCAACATATCCTCATCGTCCTCAATTATTAAAATCTTTTTCATCAGCCGCTAAGGAATAAGTGTACTGTATGACTTTCAAATACTATGCCAGCATAAAGATATACTTAATTTGAAATTAGATACTAAATTCCTGTAGGGTGTAGATTTGAATAGAAGCCTGCCAGCCAGAAAAAATAGCGCAGCCGGTCCTCAGAAGCCAAATCAGTGATGTGGAATTGGCAAAAGCTTTCGGACCTAAGTTATGTGCTTTGGGAATTTTCCGGGATGATTTAAGAAGCCATTTGCCCCCTGTATGATCCAAGAAGATAAGGCAGCCGATGCTTGCAAACACCAGGGTCATCCAATCGGTGATACTGTTATCATCAAACGAAAAAAGATGCAGTTGACAATTTTAACTCCTATGTTGCAGTTTAAATTCAAGACTCACTCAGTTGCATCCTTATAGGATTTGATAAAACCCGGCAAATCATCCCCCGACAGCCAGGCCAGCGTCGTGGTCGAAGAAAGCCACCTTCCAGTCTTGGGCATCAAAGAAATATCTTGACTGGCTTAGCGCATCTGTTACAAAATCTAAGTAAACCAACTGCGTTAAAAACAGTTACTTTGCCTTTGTTTTAATGGTATTTTAATCTTAACAAACTGATAATACTGGTTTGATTTTTCAGCGGCTGCAATACATTTACTTTGTGAGTAATATAACAAAACTCACCATGCTCACGAAAAAAAATCTACTTCCTTCCGCAGCCTTGTTAAGCCTTTTGGTATTGGCAGGCTGTGAAGACCACCGTATGGCCGATAGTCCGGACATCGTAGTGCAAAACCGCTCAGTTACCCCGGTTCTTGCAAAATTTCTACCTGGCGCTTCGAATGGACGGATTGGAGCCAGCGGACTTTCGATGTACTCGCTGTTAAGCAGCGATGACGTGCTGGAACAATCCCCGAAATATGTATTCGGAGGTTCGGCCGATGGCGCAGGAATATTCCAAAATCCGGACGGGAATTATACGATTCTTGTTAACAACGAGGACAACTTTGCAGTATCACGCATTACACTTGACAAAACATTTAAACCTGTTAAGGGTGAGTATGTGTTAAACTCTGACGGAGGTACCTGGCGTTTATGTTCTGCAACGCTTGCAACACCGCTTGAACATGGATTCGGTCCTGTCTTTTTAACCTGTGGAGAAAGCGGACAGGAGTCGCGCACCCACGCGCTTCGGGTAGACGCTGATGCAAACCAATCCGGTATTTCCAGGGAAGTGGCAGGACTTGGCCGCTGGAGCGCAGAGAATGCGCTGCCATTACCCAAAACAGCTTACCCGGGGAAAACCATTATCCTGATCGGTGATGATGATTCGGATGTAAACGGCGGACAACTTGCCATGTATGCGTCCAATACCGTTGGTGATCTTGAAAACGGAACGCTTTATATGCTGAAACGTTCAGATAATAATCAAAAGGAAATGGACATGAAGCCCGGATCGGTTTATGACGTCGAATTTACAAAAATTGATAATCATAAGACTCTGACAGGAGCGCAGATTAATGCAAAGGTCAATGAGCTGAAGGGTATAAAATTTGGCAGGGTTGAAGATGTTGATTACCGTAAGGGTTCGGCAGCGAACGGGCGTGAAGTGATTTTCGCAGTAACAGGCCAGGATAATTCCGGTGTGAACGCCGACTATTCACGCTCAAAATACGGCCGTATATACCGTTTGGTGATGGATGCTCAGGACCCGGCCAAGGGAAAACTGGAAGTATTACTGGATGGCGATGACCGCCAGGGTATTGCCAAAACATTTCAAGATCCTGATAATGTTTGTGTGACGACCAATTATGTATACATTATGGAAGATCCTAATGGTTATGGTGATGAAAAGCATGATGGGTATGTCTATCAATATAACTTAAATACAAGACAACTAACACCCATTATTGAAATTGACCACCGCCGCACCGAAGCAGATGCTGCAAAATATAACGTAGGCGGTACTTCTAAATTCGGCTCGTGGGAATCCAGTGGAATGATCGACGTTTCTGATGTGACAGGCCGGCCGAATACCTTTATGCTTGGCATTCAGGCGCATACCTGGAGAGGCGACAAGTACAAAGGTGTTGACGGAGGTTCGGTCCGCAAAAATGAGGACCAGGCAAGTCAGTTAATACTTATTGAAGGTTTGCCGCGCTAGGCTGCAAGAAAATTGCTGCGCCTGACTGGACATTGTGCCGGTCAGGCGCACTACTTTATAACAGTCATTCATTACTTTCAGACGATCTATGTTTTCTAAGTCTTTGCAGGTGCTAAGCAACTGCCGGAACTGCTGGATTTTAATCCTGTTTTTGTTTGCCTTTTGTGCCAGCTGTCGCAAGGACCCGGCCTCAGGCGGCATGCCCACCCGCGCCCAAATGGTCAAGCAGGTTTTTATGCAGGATTTAAACAAACTTGATTCTGCGGCCAGCACACTTTATTCTGATTTAAAAACGGGCCGGGCGGATACCGCAGTTCAAAACGCCTTTCGCAAAGCAAGACTTGCCTATAAAAGAATTGAATTTATTTCCGCTTATTACAGTCCGGAAACAACAAAAGCGCTTAACGGGCCTAATATTCCTGAGGTAGATGACGATCTGCGCGTGAACCCGCCTCAGGGATTTCAGGTGCTGGAAGAGCTTGTATTTCCGGCTGTTGAACCCGGTTCCAGGTCAGAGGCGCTTGAAATTGTGACTGTGCTGCGCTCCCAAATCAACCGGCTCCGCAAAATTTCAGAAAGCAATGAGTTGACTGACAGTCATGTATTTGATGCAATGCGGCTGGAAATCTTCCGGCTACAAACACTGGGTATCACCGGGTTTGACTCACCCGTAGCCTTTCATTCCATGCCTGAGGCTGCCAGTGCCTTGCAGGCACTCCAAAGCCAGCTGCACATTTATGAGCTGGAAAAAAAAGACAGGAACCTTGCTGCAAGACTAAACAATGCTTTTGATAAAGCGGTCGCAAAGCTTCAAAAAGCAACCGATTTTGACTCCTTTGACAGGCTTGATTTTATAAAAAATGATGCAAACGCTTTAAGCGCTCTTCTGTTGGATGCACAAAACACTCTGGGCATTGCTGTCTTTTCCGAGAACCGTCTTTTGGCTCCATCGGCCAGAACGCTCACAGACTCGGGTGTTTACAACACCAATTATTTCGTCAATCTGGATGAGCAGCGTGCCACGCCGGGTAAAGTTACACTGGGCAGGATGCTTTTTTTTAACCCGGTTCTCTCCTCAGGTGCGGGCCGCAGCTGCGCGAGTTGTCATCAGCCTGAGAAGGCTTTTAGTGATGGCGAAACGAAAAGTTTTGCAATCGGCACCGACGGGCGGCGTATCAGCCGTAATGCGCCGACGCTTCTGAATGCAGGACTGCAGGCGGTTCAGTTTGCCGATTCCAGGGTCGCATTTCTGGAAGACCAGGCAACAGATGTGATACAGAATAAACAGGAGATGCATGGCTCGCTTCCCCTGGCAGTAAAAGCGCTTAGACAGAACCCTGAGTACGCTGGTTTATTTTCTGAACACTACAAGGATGGGGTGACTGAATCAAACCTTAAGAATGCAATTGCCAGCTATATCCGTTCGCTTACTGCGCCACAGTCCAGTCTTGATACGTATTTTCAGGGCGGGCCAGACATGTTAACCATCCAGCAAAAAAAGGGCTTTAACGTTTTTATGGGTAAAGGCAAATGTGCCACCTGTCACTTTTTTCCCTTGTTCAACGGGACTGTACCACCATTTTACCAGGAGACAGAAAGTGAGGTATTGGGTGTTCCCGCGACTGTCTCCGGCAAAAACGTCGATGCGGACCTTGGCAAATTTATGCTTACCAAAAGGGAACCTCACCGCTATGCTTTCAAGACACCGACAGTAAGACAAATTTCAAAGACAGGCCCTTACATGCATAACGGCGTATATAAAACACTCCAGCAGGTGGTAGACTTTTATGACCAGGGTGGGGGAAATGGTCTTGGATTTAAACTCTCAAATCAAACCCTTCCGTTTGACCGGCTGAATCTGTCAAACGCCGAAAAAAATGCGCTGATTGCTTTTATGCGTATTTTGTAATGGTTGCAGCAGTTAAGCTTTGTCTTTTTAAGATTCGGTGCACTGCCAGGCTGAGGCCATAAAGATTTTGCAGCGTATGTTTTGAAACTAATTTTTGTTTTAAATCTAGCTGAACTATCTTGATTGATAAACAGGTTAATTAAAAGATAGCAAAGCCTGTCAAAAAGATTTAGTAAGATTAAAAAATTGTTACGCTTTTGAGATTCAAATATTTCAAACTGCACCATGAGTATTTTTGAGACTTAACTACTCACAAATCTCATGTTGCAAAAAATTACCATTCCTGGCATTACTTTGTTTGCCCTTTTAGTGATCGGATGTACCGATCATCATATCGAGGAGCCTGTCAATGAAAATCCGGCTTCTTTTAAAGAAGTGGCGGCCATAGACCTTGGCGGCACCGCGGCTTCTGAAATATCAGCTTATGATCCGTCGACCAAACGGCTCTTTACAGTTAATAACGAGGCCTCTGCGCTTGTGGATGTGCTGGACCTGTCATCTTTTCCTAATATTACCAAACTGCAGCCAATCAATGTTTCGGCCTTAGGTGGTGTTGCCAATAGTGTAGCCATTTCTGAGGGGAAACTGGCAATCGCTTTGGAAGCAACCAACAAACAGGCTAACGGAAGTGTTATTGTTGTGAACACTTCAACGCTTGCTCAGATCAAACAAATTCAAGTAGGCGCTCTACCTGACATGGTAACATTCAGTCCTGATGGCAGGTATATCGTGACTGCAAATGAAGGTGAACCCAGCGCGGATTACAGCGTTGATCCGGAAGGTTCTGTTTCCATTATTGACATTCAGGATAACTACGCTGTTAAAACATTAACATTTGGTGGTTTTGCCAGTTCTTACACCCAGCTGGCTGCAAACGGCTTCCGCATTTATGGTCCGGAAGCCAGTTTTGCACAGGACGTAGAACCAGAATACGTTGCAATTTCTTCCGATTCGAAGAAGGCATTTGTCACGCTTCAGGAAAATAACGGAATTGCTGAAATTGATCTTGTCAATGGAGTCATTTTAAAAATCAATCCCTTGGGTACCAAGGACTTTAATATTCTTTCAAATGCAGTTGACCCAAGTGACAAGGACAACAAAGTTGAGCTGGGACAATGGCCGGTAAAATCTTTCTTTTTACCTGACGCAATATCGTATTTTTCTGTCAACGGAGCCGGATATCTTATTACAGCCAATGAAGGAGATGCCCGTGAATATGCCGCTTTCGATGAGCAGGCCCGGGTGAGCACTTTAAAGCTTGATGCTACGGTTTTCCCTAACGCAGCAGCACTTAAATTACCTGAAAATCTCGGTCGTCTTCGTGTAACCAGTACCATGGGTGATACAGATAAGGACGGCGACTATGATGTTCTTTATGGTTTTGGAGGCAGGGGTTTTAGCATTTTTAATGCAGCCAGCGGCCAGCTTACCTATGAGTCAGGAAAAGGTCTGGAGCAGGAAGTAATCAAGGCTAATATCTATGATGATGACCGTTCTGACGATAAAGGCGTAGAGCCTGAGGGCGTTACTGTGAGTGTGATGAATGGGAAACCAATTGCATTCATCGCGCTTGAGCGCGTTGATGCCATCGCAGTTTATGATCTGAGTGATCCTGCAAGTCCTAAATTTTTGCAGATGATTAAAACGGGCGACGCTCCGGAAGGAATTTTGTTTGTAGCCGCCGATAAAAGTCCAAATGGAAAAGTAATGCTGGTTTCAAGTAATGAGGGCGATGGGACAGTGAAGTTCTATCAGGCCAATTAAAATAAATTCAGAGGAAATTAGTAATGAGAAAATACTGGGCAGTTTTGTCCAGTATTTTTTTTCATTTTTATAAAGTTTTTGGCCTGTGGTCCAGCTGAGCCCAGAAGCTATAATAATCTGATTGCTAATCATAAATCCCCTGCCCACTGTATACCACCCATGATATGTTCCAGTGAATACTTATCTTCAAATGTTTGGGAGGTGTGCCCGATTGCGGAGTAAAACATTCGTCCTTTTCCGATTAAATTAGTCCAGCAGATCGGGTGATCTCCTTTCATATTTTGTGGCCAGATCGAGCGGTATGAACTTTCGTTTAGTGAAAGCAGAATTTGAATGTTGGCTCTGTTTCTGATCACGTCTTTAAAATTGTACCATTCATCTTTCTTATACCAACGTGCCGGTAAATGTTTAGTCGCCAGATGGTTTTTCTCTTCGGTGATAATTTCAGCGGAAGTAATCTGACTTGGAATCAGGGTATGACTTTTAAAGCGTGTGCCCAGCAGGCTCGTATACCAGATCCAATGGTGTTCGCAGTCAGCAGCGGAATGGATTCCTGCATAGCCACCTCCGGATTCGATGTAATTTTCAAATACTCTTTTTTGATCGTCTTTTAATATGGAACCTGTTGTGTTCAAAAAGACGACCACCTTTACAGATGCCAGGTTGCTTCTGCTAAAAAAGGCCGCGTCCTCTGTCACATAGGTAGACCATCCGCGCTTGTAGGCTTCGCTGGTAATGGACATGATGCCAGCACCAATGGACTTATGGCGATATCCATTTGTTTTTGAAAATATGACTATATCTGCCCCGGAGAATTTTTCAGGATCTGTACGCAGGTGGATAGCTGATTTTTGCTGCCAGGGCCACTTGGGAGCTTTCCAGAGCAGGTAAATAGCTGTGACCGCCGTAATACAGGCTAATAGATAAATGAAAGGCTTGATCATTTGATTATTAATGCGGGAATTGAAAAATCGTGATCCTATTGCAGCCTGCATGCCCTGGTAATGTGAGTATCCTGAATAAGGTTATTTTACCATCGTCTGCGGACGTTCACCAAGGCGCAAAAACATCCGGTCACAGCTTTTATTCAGGTACATCAGAAAGATCAAACCGCTGATGAATCATTTTCGCCAGCGGTCATGATCATTTTTTCAAACCAGTGTTTTTACCAAAGCGGCTGTTTTAATTTAATAAAATAGATCCTGTTTTTATCGACTTTTCCCGTCGCCGGAAGGATTTTCGAAATGTAGGTGCCAGTTCCTGTAACACCAAAATCATCGTCATTTGAAACTGCGATTGTGGTTGAATTAATGATTGCCATACCTTCTGCCTTATCATGAGGATAAAGGGAAGAAATATCAGTCATAAGATCTGCTACCAGCGTCTTGGTCACTGGGGTAATACCGTTTGATGATAGAGCGGCTGCTGTTTTTAGCTCTTCAACAGTGGAGCTGCCATATAGTTTACCTTTCGCGCCATTGGAAGGATCGGAAATATCTGTGGCAGCGGAAATGTTAATTTTGTAGATTTTTTTAATAACCGTTGATCTGTTAGCGTCTGTTGCGTATTCACCGTCACGTTCCAGTACCAAAAATTCAGTATTACTGATTGCTACAATTTCGCTGTTGGCCTGAAGATTAGCGCGGTCAATCAGATACACATATTCTTTGCTTGTTCCTTCCATAATATCGTAGGCAAGAATGCGGGTTACCAAAGATCCTGTTACAGCCGCAGCAGAAGGATTGTACAATGGAAACTGCATAATCCCGACAAGTGTTTTGCCATCCGGAGTTATGGTTAAGCCTTCCATACCGCGGTTGGGTCTTCTGCTGGCAAAAACCAGAGGGATTTTGCGGCCGCCTTTACCGCTTCCGAAAGGATTGATACGCTCGATGGTTTTACCATCGGCATCAAAATGAACCAGGTGCGGACCATACTCGTCACTGATCCAGAAGCTTCCATCCTGCGCCATAGCCATACCTTCCGAATCCAGACCATCTGCGCTGTTAGAGAGTGTTTTTCCTGCCAGATCCAGCGCTATCTCCCCGCTAAATCCCTGGCCGACCGGGTTAGGAAGACCGTTTAGTTTGTTTCCGTTTTCATTTTTAAGTTCAATTACTTTTTCCAGCGTAAGCTGATCTGCTGACAATCTGAATTTTCCGATTTGTGGGGCAAAATCTGGCGAAGCGAACACTTTGGAATTAGCAACCGTACCATCAATATTTGGGCCGCGGTCCGTCAAAAGATAAAAGACGTTATGATCCTTTGGGTCCTGAACCAGCGCTGAGCCGAAGCCGCCATTGTAAACATTGATGCCATTGGCAGTGGTGAGCACAACCGGGTTGGTGGCTTCTGCCATCTCTGGATAAGTAGTGTTTTCAATGTTGTGATCTGTGCATCCCAAAGACAGCATAACGGTTGAAAACGTTAGAAGCGAAGGTAAATTAAGTTTCATATTTTGTAGACCGGATTAAGTTTCTACAAAATTACGGTTACCTGTTTTATCTGTATATTAATAAATGATCTCAAAAATCAACAATTTGTGAAGTCTTGCAGCGGTGTAAAATCAATGAACCAAAAGCGGCGCGTTATAAACTTTACAAAAGCGGATTCGTCAAAAAAAACCGACAAAGGGAGTAAATTTATTGTTACCAAAAAAGATCAATACGCCCTAATTACAAATTTTTTCGCTAGCTTTATTTAATAGCCAATATTCTATAAAGTCATCGCCATGAAAAGAGTTTTTTACACAATTATCCTGATTTTTTCCGTTTTTGTTTCCTACGCACAGCCCAAGGCTGGCATTAATTTTACAGAAGATTCCTGGGATGAGACTTTGCAGAATGCACAGAGAAGTGGAAAGCAGATCTTTCTTTATGCCCAGACCAAATCCTGCCGTTTTTGCCGGCAAATGGAGCGGGAAGTTTTTACCGATCCAAAGGTCATTGACTTTTACAACACAAATTTTATCAGTTTTAAAATAGATATTGAAGAAGAAGGGATTGGTCAAGCCCTTTCGAAACAATATGGAATTATGGGATTTCCTACTTATGTGTATTTTGACAAAGAGGGCAAGAGGTCTCATCAGACTGGAGCTTTCAAACCATCGGTCGATTTCATTCAGGATGGTAAAAATGCTTCTGATCCAGCTACCGCCTTGTTTCCGTTGCTATCAAAATACGAGTTGGGTGAAAGATCTCCGCAGATGCTGTTAAATTTAAGCAATGCGCTGAGCTATTATATGGTAAAAGACAGTCCGAAAGAAAAGGTTGTAGCGCAGTACCTGGGTACACAATCGGCAGAGGAACTGGAATCGGAAAAAAATCTCAAATTCATTTTTGCAAATTCGACGAACTTTAAAACGCCTGCAAGTCAATATTTTTTAAAATCCCAGGAAAAATTTATTCCGATTTTTGGAAAAGCCGATGTGGATAAGAGAGGCCAAAGAATCATAACGCAGGCGGCATTCACAGCAGGAAGAGAAAATAATTTGGCCCTGCTGAATGAATTGAAAAACACTGCTGCCACCAGCTTTACAGATACATCCAAACTGCTGTCTTTGACCCGGATTTATTTTTATGGAGGAAAACAGGATTGGCAAAGTTATGCAAAGGCAACTTTGCAGTATGGAAAAACAGCCGGTGCCAATGATTGGCAGACGATGTATGAGACAGGCGCATATCTGAAACATTTTGCCAAAGATAAAGAAACCTTAAAAATCGGTGTGCAGATTATGGACAAGGTATTACAACTGCACAAAAACTATGAACATTTATGCATTTATTCAACTCTACAAAACAGAGTCGGGAATAAAGACCTGGCCTTAAAAGCAGCGAAAGAAGCTGTAACGGTGGCCAGGGCGGAAGGGGAGGATGGTAGTGAAGCGCTGGAACTTATTGCTGAGTTAAAGGCAGTGAAGAAATAACACATCAGGGTTTTTATGTCTGGTGGTTTTCAAAGTTAACCCTGAGAACCACCATACCCGAAGGTGGTTGCAAAATCCGGGTTGCAACCACAGTATTAAGATCTTCCTCTGTCAAATGCGCGAAATCGATTTCATCACTTGGCTTACTAATTTATATACCAGGAGATAATGCCATCAGCTATTTTCGCCTGGTGTTGGAATACGAAGTGCAACATGAATTCCTTCCGGATCAGAATACATATGTAGGCCTATGTTCAATATGCCGGCAATTTCTTTAACAAGTAAAAGACCTATGCCCTGAATCTCGGTTAAATCACTTGGGGTAATGGTATTATCAGTATTGGTCTTCATATTTATCCATGCCACGATTTGGCTGGAGATCTCAATTCCTGGATTGCTTATGGTAAGCAAGGTAAAATCGTCAGTAGTCGTTGAGTGAATTTTTATACTGCCTTCAATAGTGTATTTGTTGGCGTTATCAATCAAATTGTGAACAATTATTCCCAAAAGATTTTTATTAGTCTGAACGATTGTGGTAGGATCTACCTTGATAACCAGTATGTTTTTATTGGTTAAGATGCTCCCCTCAAAAACCGAAGCCTTATCTTCGATCAGATCCCTTAAAATAATGTTTTCTGCCGTTTCCAGGTGCTGTTTGACTGGCAGCTTTACAAAGTCCAAATTATTTTTAATCAAAACCAGCATATTTTTAAGTGATTTGCTTAACTCGTCAGCGTATCGTTGAATTGTAGCAGAATCTTCTTTTGCAGCTGCCAAATAAGCAATCTTTTCTGAGACAGTTACAGCAAATTTAAATGGCCCTTTAATATCATGATTAAACGAGGCAAGCAACCTGGATTGAATGTACAACTGATGTTCAAGTTCTTTTTGGGAGTTTTGTACAGAAACAAGTGATTGATGAAGGGCTCGTGTCCGTTCTAAGACAGCGTTCTCCAGCAAACGGTTTTGTATCTGAACTTTTTGCATCGCTAATTTTTGCTTTTCCTTCTGAGCCGTGCGGGCCTCCAAATCTTTTTGGACATAATACGCGCCCGGAATTAGTATGATGCTCATTAAAACACCCCTGCTGGATAACATCAGAATTCTCACAAATAAGGGATTAGTTGCTGTTCTGAAAGGGAAATCTTTAAAAATAG
The nucleotide sequence above comes from Dyadobacter subterraneus. Encoded proteins:
- a CDS encoding esterase-like activity of phytase family protein translates to MKLNLPSLLTFSTVMLSLGCTDHNIENTTYPEMAEATNPVVLTTANGINVYNGGFGSALVQDPKDHNVFYLLTDRGPNIDGTVANSKVFASPDFAPQIGKFRLSADQLTLEKVIELKNENGNKLNGLPNPVGQGFSGEIALDLAGKTLSNSADGLDSEGMAMAQDGSFWISDEYGPHLVHFDADGKTIERINPFGSGKGGRKIPLVFASRRPNRGMEGLTITPDGKTLVGIMQFPLYNPSAAAVTGSLVTRILAYDIMEGTSKEYVYLIDRANLQANSEIVAISNTEFLVLERDGEYATDANRSTVIKKIYKINISAATDISDPSNGAKGKLYGSSTVEELKTAAALSSNGITPVTKTLVADLMTDISSLYPHDKAEGMAIINSTTIAVSNDDDFGVTGTGTYISKILPATGKVDKNRIYFIKLKQPLW
- a CDS encoding thioredoxin family protein produces the protein MKRVFYTIILIFSVFVSYAQPKAGINFTEDSWDETLQNAQRSGKQIFLYAQTKSCRFCRQMEREVFTDPKVIDFYNTNFISFKIDIEEEGIGQALSKQYGIMGFPTYVYFDKEGKRSHQTGAFKPSVDFIQDGKNASDPATALFPLLSKYELGERSPQMLLNLSNALSYYMVKDSPKEKVVAQYLGTQSAEELESEKNLKFIFANSTNFKTPASQYFLKSQEKFIPIFGKADVDKRGQRIITQAAFTAGRENNLALLNELKNTAATSFTDTSKLLSLTRIYFYGGKQDWQSYAKATLQYGKTAGANDWQTMYETGAYLKHFAKDKETLKIGVQIMDKVLQLHKNYEHLCIYSTLQNRVGNKDLALKAAKEAVTVARAEGEDGSEALELIAELKAVKK
- a CDS encoding sensor histidine kinase, giving the protein MIFLMSLTCWHCIVAIQKNLNLALWQKIALSLLCCCALSNIFFFTFNPIFKDFPFRTATNPLFVRILMLSSRGVLMSIILIPGAYYVQKDLEARTAQKEKQKLAMQKVQIQNRLLENAVLERTRALHQSLVSVQNSQKELEHQLYIQSRLLASFNHDIKGPFKFAVTVSEKIAYLAAAKEDSATIQRYADELSKSLKNMLVLIKNNLDFVKLPVKQHLETAENIILRDLIEDKASVFEGSILTNKNILVIKVDPTTIVQTNKNLLGIIVHNLIDNANKYTIEGSIKIHSTTTDDFTLLTISNPGIEISSQIVAWINMKTNTDNTITPSDLTEIQGIGLLLVKEIAGILNIGLHMYSDPEGIHVALRIPTPGENS